One genomic window of Nakamurella panacisegetis includes the following:
- a CDS encoding DMT family transporter: MPEKTTLTDVPHVRAAPPRRSAPQLGLILCLVSGISFGFAAVFAKESYAAGWSVPSLLTTRFLLAGLLFWIVVAIRRPPMPSPRTIVICIGLGAIGYALQSGFYFGALTRLGAAVVAQLLYIYPALVFLLALACRRETLAARKLLALAATSLGLVLLLHGGGGAGGWALTGVLMALGSAVTYAIYITVASTLPRDLDPFLSAAVICTSAAVSLGAFATSTGRLQFPTHVAAWFWLLLFALVSTVLAMVTFLAGMRLVGPSAAAILSCVEPVVTAGTSALLYSERLSGWQIAGGVAVLGAVVLLQARRRTS, encoded by the coding sequence GTGCCCGAGAAGACAACGTTGACGGACGTACCCCACGTCCGGGCGGCACCCCCGCGTCGCAGCGCGCCGCAACTCGGGCTCATCCTCTGTCTGGTCTCCGGGATCAGCTTCGGATTCGCCGCGGTGTTCGCAAAAGAGTCGTATGCCGCCGGATGGTCCGTGCCGTCGCTGTTGACGACCCGGTTCCTGCTGGCCGGACTGCTCTTCTGGATCGTCGTGGCGATCCGCCGCCCGCCGATGCCCTCGCCCCGGACGATCGTCATCTGCATCGGTCTGGGGGCAATCGGGTACGCGCTGCAGTCCGGGTTCTACTTCGGCGCGCTCACCCGGCTCGGCGCGGCCGTGGTGGCCCAGCTGCTCTACATCTATCCGGCGCTGGTCTTCCTGCTGGCCCTGGCGTGCCGACGCGAGACCCTGGCCGCCCGAAAGCTTCTCGCGCTGGCCGCGACCAGCCTCGGGTTGGTGCTGTTACTGCACGGCGGTGGGGGCGCCGGCGGTTGGGCGTTGACGGGTGTGCTGATGGCGTTGGGGTCCGCGGTCACCTACGCCATCTACATCACGGTCGCATCCACCCTCCCGCGTGACCTCGACCCGTTCCTGTCGGCCGCCGTCATCTGCACGTCGGCCGCCGTCAGCCTCGGCGCGTTCGCGACATCGACCGGCCGGCTGCAGTTCCCGACGCACGTGGCCGCGTGGTTCTGGCTGCTGCTGTTCGCCCTCGTCTCGACCGTGCTGGCCATGGTGACGTTCCTCGCCGGCATGCGCCTGGTCGGCCCCTCGGCCGCGGCCATCCTGTCGTGCGTCGAGCCGGTCGTGACAGCCGGCACCTCGGCCCTGTTGTACTCCGAACGCCTCTCCGGCTGGCAGATCGCCGGTGGCGTGGCCGTTCTCGGTGCCGTCGTGCTGTTACAGGCCCGTCGCCGTACGTCCTGA
- a CDS encoding type II toxin-antitoxin system PemK/MazF family toxin: MSFFSNLINRIRRPRPTAAARPAPAPTGRPRPSAPRAAGPGTESPGRFGPDRTVEVDPHVIGSVRTSYSPVRDGDPDPGEIVWTWVPFEENDGQGKDRPVLVVAAENAGTVLVVQLTSKDHDGESGFVPVGSGDWDGQHRESWANLERVLRVHPQGMRREAAALDRVPFEKVVDRLRARYGWS, from the coding sequence GTGTCCTTCTTCTCGAACCTGATCAACCGCATCCGGCGGCCGCGGCCCACGGCGGCCGCGCGCCCGGCGCCCGCCCCGACCGGCCGGCCTCGGCCGTCGGCACCCCGTGCGGCCGGTCCCGGGACCGAATCCCCGGGTCGGTTCGGCCCGGACCGCACGGTCGAGGTCGACCCGCACGTCATCGGGTCGGTGCGGACGTCGTACTCGCCGGTGCGGGACGGCGACCCGGATCCGGGTGAGATCGTCTGGACCTGGGTGCCGTTCGAGGAGAACGACGGCCAGGGCAAGGACCGGCCCGTGCTGGTGGTGGCGGCCGAGAACGCCGGAACCGTGCTGGTGGTCCAGCTGACCAGCAAGGATCACGACGGTGAGAGCGGCTTCGTCCCGGTCGGATCCGGTGACTGGGACGGCCAGCACCGCGAGTCGTGGGCCAACCTGGAACGGGTGCTGCGCGTGCATCCGCAGGGCATGCGACGCGAGGCCGCCGCGCTGGACCGCGTCCCGTTCGAGAAGGTCGTCGACCGGCTGCGGGCGCGGTACGGCTGGAGCTAG
- a CDS encoding MoaD/ThiS family protein gives MTEPEVEVRVLVPGMLRPECGGESVLTVRCGSRLKALLDEMESTWPRLHRRIRDEQGEIRRYVNVYVDGEDCRTGGGQNMPLRAGSEVQVLPSVAGGCR, from the coding sequence ATGACGGAGCCGGAGGTGGAGGTGCGGGTGCTGGTCCCGGGCATGCTCCGACCCGAATGCGGTGGCGAGTCGGTGCTGACCGTCCGGTGCGGGTCTCGCCTGAAAGCCCTGCTGGACGAGATGGAGTCCACCTGGCCGCGGCTGCACCGGCGGATCCGGGACGAGCAGGGGGAGATCCGGCGATACGTGAACGTCTACGTCGACGGTGAGGACTGCCGGACCGGCGGCGGGCAGAACATGCCGTTGCGTGCCGGGTCAGAGGTACAGGTGCTGCCGTCTGTCGCCGGCGGTTGCCGCTAG
- a CDS encoding WXG100 family type VII secretion target gives MGPKFAVHNDAVNVHASKLEQSEAALNAQANAFIQAIEPLPQDWKGSSYGSWEALTAAWSAAMKDLNSAMGSIKSNVKNAGGLYDSYEAQMTQALSSVMGSADWDSTKFRL, from the coding sequence ATGGGCCCGAAATTCGCGGTGCACAACGACGCGGTCAACGTTCATGCGTCGAAGCTGGAGCAGTCCGAGGCGGCGTTGAACGCGCAGGCCAATGCGTTCATCCAGGCGATCGAGCCGTTGCCGCAGGACTGGAAAGGGTCGTCCTACGGCTCGTGGGAAGCGCTGACCGCGGCTTGGAGTGCGGCGATGAAGGACCTGAACAGCGCAATGGGGTCGATCAAGAGCAACGTCAAGAATGCCGGCGGGCTGTACGACTCCTACGAGGCCCAGATGACGCAGGCGCTGTCGTCCGTCATGGGTTCGGCCGACTGGGACAGCACCAAGTTCCGGCTCTGA
- a CDS encoding WXG100 family type VII secretion target, with protein sequence MADGIFSYNEATAEASSSSIGSVIAGLESTLSDLGGFVAAVKSAWEGDEQDTYAGVQAKWDSAANTVSDILDAVSKSLSTTTSGVKDMRSRVRGALVAS encoded by the coding sequence ATGGCGGACGGCATTTTCTCCTACAACGAGGCGACGGCGGAAGCCTCGAGCAGCTCCATCGGGTCGGTGATCGCCGGTCTTGAATCGACCCTGTCCGACCTGGGCGGTTTCGTCGCCGCCGTGAAGTCGGCCTGGGAGGGCGACGAGCAGGACACCTATGCGGGCGTGCAGGCCAAATGGGACTCGGCCGCTAACACGGTGTCCGACATCCTCGACGCGGTGTCGAAGTCCCTGAGCACCACCACCTCTGGGGTCAAGGACATGCGCAGCCGGGTGCGCGGCGCGCTCGTCGCGAGCTGA
- a CDS encoding LysR family transcriptional regulator translates to MITLHQLRCFAAVFDEGSVTAAAAVMRLAQPSVSEQVRLLEGSLGTLLFQRVGRGLLPSEAAKVLRVHAQETLDAAQRAVAAVTSVKEVVSGTIRFGVFGTSRLYLDADLIGDVLDRHPGVRIELMGLNSTDVQEQLRRGRLEAGIIALPIADAGLTVTPIMRDEVVYISAVPERVQRPVSAAMLAAAPLVLAEASWGNEDSTRRQLSRAVQSVGGTLTPLVDVEDIETALEVAATGRADAITARGLLRRMGDRLSPDLKWVPLRPRLYDEFAVVTRRDVPLSRASQVVIELAVARMRAVASQP, encoded by the coding sequence ATGATCACACTGCATCAGCTGCGGTGCTTCGCCGCGGTCTTCGACGAGGGATCGGTCACCGCCGCGGCCGCCGTCATGAGACTCGCCCAGCCATCGGTGTCGGAACAGGTGCGTCTGCTGGAGGGCAGCCTGGGCACGCTGCTGTTCCAGCGGGTGGGCCGGGGGCTGCTGCCCTCCGAGGCGGCCAAGGTACTGCGCGTCCACGCACAGGAGACGCTCGACGCGGCTCAACGGGCCGTCGCCGCCGTCACCTCCGTCAAGGAAGTGGTGTCGGGAACGATCCGGTTCGGCGTGTTCGGGACCTCTCGCCTGTACCTGGACGCCGACCTGATCGGCGATGTCCTCGATCGCCACCCCGGGGTGCGGATCGAACTGATGGGACTCAACTCCACTGATGTCCAGGAGCAGCTGCGTCGAGGGCGGCTCGAGGCCGGGATCATCGCTCTCCCGATCGCCGACGCGGGCCTGACGGTGACCCCGATCATGCGGGACGAGGTGGTGTACATCAGCGCCGTGCCGGAGCGGGTGCAACGTCCGGTGTCGGCCGCCATGCTGGCGGCTGCGCCGTTGGTCCTGGCCGAAGCCAGCTGGGGGAACGAGGACTCCACGCGCCGGCAGTTGTCCAGAGCGGTGCAGTCGGTCGGTGGCACGCTGACCCCGCTGGTGGACGTCGAGGACATCGAGACGGCACTGGAGGTCGCGGCCACCGGGCGGGCCGACGCGATCACGGCCCGGGGGTTGCTGCGGCGCATGGGGGACCGGCTGTCGCCCGATCTGAAGTGGGTGCCGTTGCGGCCCAGGCTCTACGACGAGTTCGCCGTCGTCACGCGGCGGGACGTGCCGCTGTCCCGAGCCAGTCAGGTCGTCATCGAGTTGGCCGTGGCCCGGATGAGGGCAGTGGCAAGCCAGCCCTGA
- a CDS encoding WD40/YVTN/BNR-like repeat-containing protein, whose product MEHLLCIGTEKGLFLARSQDDRRTWTVGEPLFPMTSIYAVGIDRRPDTPRLLASVSSSHFGPSISVSDDLGTTWNEPEASPLSFPPSAGVSLERVWQFAPSSTEPGVVFAGTQPSALFRSVDGGVNYDLVTGLWEHPHREQWGAGFGGQAVHTVLPHPTDPQRLLVAMSTGGVYRSADGGSSWSPANKGIKAYFFPDPWPEFGQCVHKVARDPGDPDRLYAQNHHGVYRSDDGGDQWVSIADGLPTDFGFAMVTHPSKPGVLYTFPIQADGRRFPPDFRCRVYRSTDAGASWEALSQGLPDGNFYPVVLRDAMCTDDAAVAGVYFGTRDGEVFASADEGENWSLVAEHLPDVLCVRAIGL is encoded by the coding sequence GTGGAACATCTTCTGTGCATCGGAACCGAGAAGGGCCTGTTCCTGGCGCGCAGCCAGGACGACCGCCGCACCTGGACGGTCGGTGAGCCGCTGTTCCCGATGACGAGCATCTACGCGGTCGGCATCGACCGCCGGCCCGATACGCCGCGGCTGCTGGCCAGCGTCAGCAGTTCCCACTTCGGCCCGAGCATCTCGGTCAGCGACGATCTCGGGACGACCTGGAACGAACCCGAGGCGTCGCCGTTGTCCTTCCCACCCTCGGCCGGAGTGTCTCTGGAACGGGTGTGGCAGTTCGCCCCGAGTTCCACCGAGCCCGGTGTCGTCTTCGCCGGCACCCAGCCGTCGGCCCTGTTCCGGTCGGTCGACGGCGGCGTCAACTACGACTTGGTGACCGGCCTCTGGGAGCACCCGCACCGGGAGCAGTGGGGCGCCGGGTTCGGCGGGCAGGCGGTGCACACGGTTCTGCCTCACCCGACTGATCCGCAGCGCCTGCTGGTGGCCATGTCCACCGGCGGGGTCTACCGGTCCGCGGACGGTGGCTCCAGCTGGAGCCCGGCCAACAAGGGCATCAAGGCCTACTTCTTCCCCGACCCGTGGCCGGAGTTCGGCCAGTGCGTGCACAAGGTGGCGCGGGACCCGGGTGACCCGGACCGGCTGTACGCCCAGAATCACCACGGCGTCTACCGCTCGGACGACGGTGGCGACCAATGGGTCAGCATCGCCGACGGGCTGCCCACCGACTTCGGCTTCGCCATGGTGACCCACCCATCGAAACCCGGTGTGCTGTACACCTTCCCGATCCAGGCCGACGGCCGGCGATTCCCGCCGGACTTCCGCTGCCGGGTCTACCGGTCCACCGACGCCGGGGCCAGTTGGGAGGCGCTCTCCCAGGGGCTTCCGGACGGCAACTTCTACCCGGTGGTCCTGCGTGACGCCATGTGCACCGACGATGCCGCGGTGGCCGGCGTCTACTTCGGGACGCGTGACGGTGAGGTCTTCGCCAGCGCCGACGAGGGTGAGAACTGGTCGCTGGTGGCCGAGCACCTCCCGGACGTGTTGTGCGTGCGGGCGATCGGCCTATGA